Proteins found in one Triticum aestivum cultivar Chinese Spring chromosome 4D, IWGSC CS RefSeq v2.1, whole genome shotgun sequence genomic segment:
- the LOC123098403 gene encoding uncharacterized protein, with amino-acid sequence MGPPACPCLSPVPSPAVAAVGRAVEEVCSALNKHADVVPELFGRVSTELCGGFGPAVDSFVGFFHAVDWKAADERGPSRSRPPRAADERGPSRSRPPRHWCPIIECTDATTTRRSWSCVSSSTPWRSSISPMLTQS; translated from the exons ATGGGCCCACCGGCGTGCCCGTGCCTTTCTCCCGTGCCCtccccggcggtggcggcggttggGCGAGCGGTGGAGGAGGTGTGTTCGGCACTAAACAAGCACGCTGACGTGGTGCCGGAGCTCTTCGGCCGCGTCTCCACCGAGCTCTGCGGCGGGTTCGGCCCCGCCGTCGACTCCTTCGTCGGCTTTTTCCACGCCGTCGACTGGAAG GCCGCTGATGAGCGCGGACCATCGAgatcaaggccgccgag GGCCGCTGATGAGCGCGGACCATCGAgatcaaggccgccgag GCATTGGTGCCCCATCATCGAGTGCACggatgcaacaacaacaagaagatcaTGGTCGTGCGTATCATCAAGCACACCATGGAGATCATCCATCTCACCGATGCTAACTCAATCCTGA
- the LOC123100209 gene encoding uncharacterized protein: MRRQGRNEASPSIIHTSSIALLQERFRNLQRVKEMREGRELQRVHHSADAADRAGSPLPPAPLDLGLQPTAASGDERPRWFLHPDLVRPSRPLHGASAYSGFGGGNSGVQQASQPAAAAAGSWGEVPRMQNSGYRGDVDVDTSLHL, from the coding sequence ATGAGAAGGCAGGGGCGCAATGAGGCCTCCCCGTCGATCATCCACACGTCCTCCATAGCCCTCCTCCAGGAGCGGTTCAGGAACCTGCAGAGGGTCAAGGAGATGCGGGAGGGGAGGGAGCTGCAGCGGGTGCACCACTCCGCCGACGCCGCCGACCGCGCCGGCTCCCCGTTGCCGCCCGCGCCTCTGGACCTTGGCCTGCAGCCGACGGCGGCCAGCGGCGACGAGCGGCCGAGGTGGTTCTTGCACCCGGACCTGGTGCGGCCGTCCAGGCCCCTGCACGGCGCGTCCGCCTACAGCGGGTTCGGCGGCGGCAACAGCGGCGTCCAGCAGGCGTCgcagcccgcggcggcggcggcgggctcgtgGGGGGAGGTGCCGAGAATGCAGAATTCAGGCTATAGGGGTGATGTAGACGTGGACACCTCGCTTCATCTGTAA
- the LOC123098406 gene encoding sulfate transporter 1.2: protein MSRTMSDGSEDFNGNISRTGSHRQTDHHGYKVRFPPAKGLFTELAEGVKETFFANDPLREYKDQPRSKKLWLSLAHLFPVLDWARSYTFGMFKGDFVAGLTIASLCIPQCCRYAFADSSFVPPLIYAAMGTSRDIAIGPAAVLSLLLGTLLQEEIDPVKNPYEYSRLAFTATFFAGVTQAMLGFFRLGFIIEFLSHAAIVGFMAGAAITIGLQQLKGFLGIAKFTKKSDIISVMESVWGNVHHGCNWQTILIGASFLAFLLTTKYIAKKNKKLFWVSAIAPLISVIISTFCVFITRADKQGVAIVKDIKQGINPPSFHLIYWTGPYLVKGFRIGVVAGMVGLTEAIAIGRTFAALKDYQIDGNKEMLALGTMNIVGSMTSCYVGTGSMSRSAVNYMAGCKTAISNVVMAIVVMLTLLLVTPLFKYTPNAILASIIINAVVSLVDYETAYLIWKVDKMDFMALLGAFFGVVFASVEYGLLIAVAISLGKILLQVTRPRTALLGNLPRTTIYTNVEQYPEATKVPGVMIVRVDSAIYFTNSNYVKERILRWLRDEEEQQQEQKLSKTEFLIVELSPVTDIDTSGIHALEELLKALEKRKIQLILANPGPAVIQKLRSAKFTELIGDDKIFLSVDDAVKKFAPKSALNV from the exons ATGTCGAGAACCATGTCGGACGGAAGTGAAGATTTCAATGGCAACATCTCCAGGACAGGGTCGCACCGCCAGACAGACCACCATGGATACAAGGTCAGGTTCCCGCCGGCGAAGGGCCTCTTCACGGAGTTAGCCGAAGGGGTGAAGGAGACGTTCTTTGCCAACGACCCGCTGCGGGAGTACAAGGACCAGCCGAGGTCCAAGAAGCTGTGGCTCAGCCTGGCACACCTCTTTCCGGTGCTGGACTGGGCCAGGAGCTACACCTTTGGCATGTTCAAGGGGGACTTTGTCGCCGGCCTCACCATCGCCAGCCTCTGCATACCTCAG TGTTGCCGATATGCGTTTGCAGACAGTAGCTTCGTTCCACCTCTGATATACGCTGCGATGGGCACTTCCAGGGACATAGCAATCGGTCCCGCGGCCGTCCTGTCGCTGTTGCTCGGGACTCTCCTCCAGGAAGAGATCGATCCGGTCAAGAATCCATATGAGTACAGCAGGCTGGCGTTCACCGCGACATTCTTCGCAGGGGTCACTCAGGCAATGCTCGGATTCTTCAG GCTAGGGTTTATCATAGAGTTCTTGTCTCATGCAGCCATTGTTGGTTTCATGGCGGGTGCGGCCATCACCATTGGCCTTCAACAGCTGAAAGGCTTCCTTGGCATCGCAAAATTCACCAAGAAGTCTGACATCATCTCGGTCATGGAATCAGTATGGGGAAATGTACATCATGGG TGTAACTGGCAGACGATATTGATTGGGGCATCCTTCTTGGCGTTTCTTCTAACAACCAAATACATT GCCAAGAAGAATAAAAAGCTCTTCTGGGTTTCTGCAATCGCTCCGCTCATTTCAGTGATCATATCCACCTTCTGTGTGTTCATCACCCGTGCAGACAAGCAGGGTGTTGCAATT GTCAAGGATATAAAGCAAGGCATCAACCCACCTTCATTTCATCTCATATATTGGACTGGCCCATACTTGGTGAAAGGGTTCAGAATTGGTGTAGTAGCTGGAATGGTCGGCTTAACG GAAGCTATTGCAATTGGAAGAACATTTGCTGCCTTGAAGGACTACCAAATAGATGGGAATAAAGAAATGCTGGCCCTAGGAACGATGAACATTGTTGGTTCAATGACTTCATGCTACGTAGGCACAG GTTCAATGTCGCGATCAGCAGTCAATTACATGGCTGGCTGCAAAACAGCCATATCCAATGTTGTTATGGCAATTGTCGTGATGCTTACGCTGTTGTTGGTCACTCCATTGTTCAAGTACACGCCCAATGCCATTCTAGCCTCTATCATCATAAATGCGGTGGTTAGCCTAGTTGACTATGAAACGGCATACCTTATCTGGAAGGTTGATAAAATGGACTTCATGGCATTGCTAGGAGCATTCTTTGGGGTCGTATTTGCATCAGTGGAGTACGGCTTGCTCATTGCG GTTGCAATATCTCTTGGCAAAATTCTTCTCCAAGTAACACGGCCAAGAACAGCTTTACTCGGTAACCTTCCAAGAACAACAATCTACACAAATGTTGAACAATACCCAGAAGCTACCAAGGTGCCCGGGGTTATGATTGTCAGAGTGGACTCAGCCATCTACTTCACAAACTCCAATTATGTTAAAGAGAG AATCCTGAGATGGCTGAGGGACGAGGAGGAACAACAGCAGGAACAGAAGCTGTCCAAAACAGAGTTTCTCATTGTTGAGCTATCCC CGGTAACTGATATCGACACAAGTGGAATCCATGCCTTGGAGGAGTTGCTCAAAGCGCTTGAAAAGCGCAAAATTCAG CTGATACTCGCGAATCCCGGGCCAGCAGTGATCCAGAAGCTGCGGTCAGCAAAATTCACGGAGCTCATCGGCGACGACAAGATATTCCTGTCCGTAGACGACGCAGTGAAGAAATTTGCTCCAAAGTCAGCCCTGAACGTGTGA